AAGAGGGGCGCGCGCCCGAGCTCGACGCCCCGGAGGGCCACGGCCGCGGTATGGCAGACCCAGCCCGCCAGCGTCAGCACGCGCGCCACCCGACCGAGATCGTCTCGGCGCCAGATGAGCGCGGACAGCGCCGCGGCGGCCGCCAGGATATACGCGGTCAGAGCCACGTCGAAGACGATCGCGTTCATGCGGCGGGATCGCCTTCGGGCGGCAGCAGGTGCACGAGCGAGGGCGTGGCCCGCCAGTACCCCTGCCGCGTGGCGTAGACGTCGAGATGCGGCGAGGCCCAGTCCTCGACGAGGGGCGCCCCCGCATTCCAGCGCTGCCGGCGGTCCACGCCCTTGAGATAGCCGCGGCAGCTCCGGCACGCCTCCACGAAATAGCCCTCCTCGGCGCCCTCGGCCACCAGGCGCACCATGTCGCCGGAATGCCACGTCTCGCAGAACGGGCAACGAAGCCGCGGGGCCAGCCATGTGCCGCCGCAGAGGTGACAGGCCAGGCGCCGGCGGCCGTCCTCGCCGACATCGCCCCAGGCGGGCAGGCCGCCGCACCAGGGACAGATCCCGCGGTCCCATGCGCCCTCCGGCAGCGCGCGTGTACCGGACAGGAAGCGCTCGAGGGCCGGACGCAGGCCGGCCTGCGACAGGAAGCCCGCGAGGTGCGCGGGAAGCCCGATCTCCCCCTGGAGCACGGCGACACCGTCCTTGCCCGATGTCGGCAGGAGCGCGGTGGGGCCGAGTCGTCCGCCGTCCCAGGCCTCGGCGAAGCGCCGCAGCGCCTCCGCATCCCCCGGGCTCCCGACGGCAAGCCGCTCCATCATCGGCCCCAGCAGATCCTCGAGCGATGCGGGCTCGAGCTCCAGGACAGCCTCGGCCATGAGGGGCACCCCGCGCGTCCAGCGCGAGAGGCATTCCGCCGGGGGCCAGGAGAGCGGCGCCACGCCACCATCGTCCCAGCTCCGCCATCCTTCGAGCACGGCCGTCCAGAAGGCCAGAGCTTGACCGAGCTCGCGGCGTCGCTCGACCGCGGCCTCCCACTCCGCGAGCAGCGCGGTGTAGTCTGGCATGGCTCAGTCGAGCCCCGACACGTCGAGGACGTCGCCCGCGTACAGATTCAGCCCGTCGGCGCGGACATAACCCGCCACCGTGATACCGAGCTGCTCGGCGAGGGCCACCGCCATCTCGGTGGGGGACGTGCGCGAGGCGATGATGGGCACGCCCATCCGCGCGGCCTTGAGGAGCATCTCGGAGGAGACGCGGCCGGTCGAGAGCAAGATGCGATCGGTGGTGGGCAGGCCCCGAAGCAGGGCCAGGCCCTTGAGCTTGTCGACGGCATTGTGGCGGCCCACGTCCTCGGCGATGAGAAGCACCCGCTCGGCGTCGGCCAGCGCCGCGCCGTGTATGCCCCGCGAGGCGTGGTAGTGGACGGCATCGCGGAGCAGGTCGTGGAGCCGGGCGGACAGCGCCTCGGGCTTGACCTTGAGGGTGGATCGCACGCGCGGGAAGAGCCGCGGATCGATGCGGAACGTGATGCCACCGCCGCACCCCGACGTCAGGATGCGCTCGGTGGGCAGAGTCACGGGATGAGTCAGGGTCACCTCGGCGCGACCGTCCACCTCGGAGACTTCGAGCGCGCCCACCTCCTCGATGCCCGCGATGACCTTCTCCATCCAGAGATAGCCCAGGACGAGGGGCTCGAGATCGAAGGGCGAGCACAGGAGGGTGAGGAAGCGCTCGCCGTTGACGTACACGGTCAGCGGCTGCTCGCGGACCACCTCGGCCTTGACTTCCTGAAAGCGGCCGCCCTTGAGCTGGAAGTACGTCCGCATCGTCCCTATCGTGCCACGCCGGTCCGCAAAGGCAAAGGGCCCCCGGATGGAGCCCTCGGCGAATCAACCAGATTCGGAGTCTTAACCGGTGGGGGGGCCCGGGGGAGGAGCGGCGGTCGCTCCCCCCCGGATCCGGTCAGGCATTAGCCATCACGAGGACGTAGCGGAGGATGAAGCCGCCGACGAGGACGAAAGCGGCGGGAATCGCTCCAGGCACCTTGAGTCCAGTCAGATCCATGAGAAGCGGAAGGATGAGCCCCACCGCGACGAGACCCCCCCAGAAGAGCGGGGCGAACTGGCCGGTCACGAGCGGCCCCGCGGCCCCGCCGAGGAGCAGGACGAAGGCGGCCAGCATGAGGATCTCGAGCATGATGGCGTAGCGATCCGCGCGCTTGACCTTCTTGAACCCATCGCCGGCGGATTCGCCGGCCAGATAGAGCAGGAGGGAGATCGCCGCCATGCCCGTGGAGGCGCCGGAGGCGAGGAAGAGGGCGCCCATGAGCCGCCCCTCGCTCCACAGGGGCAGCGCCGTCGCGCTCAGGAGCACGCCGGTATACGCGGCGATGAAGAACCCCGCGATAGTCCCCACGAGGCTCACCACGCGGCGGACGGGCGCCACCCCCTCCCCGCCGACCAGCGAGAGGGCGGAGGAGATGAAAGCGAAGAGGCCGAAGACGCCGAGCATCCAGGCCCCGATGGACATGGGGTCCCAGAACTTGAAGTGCATCATCATGTTCATGAAGCGGCTCGGCGTGCCGAGGTCGAGGATGAGGAGGATGCCGCAGAGCCCGATGAGGAGAAGGGCCAGCACATAGCCGATCCGGATCACGCTCTTGTCCCGCGGCCCGCCGAAGTTGTCGGCGATGGCCGCGGTGAAGTAGGCCCCGCCCGCGATGCCCCCGAGGAAGAAGTACCAGACGATCAGCAAGTGCCAGTCGGGTGTCTTAAGCATCGCCACCGTCCTTGGCATGGCTGCCTGAGGGATGGCTGCCCCGCTCGCGGAATGCCACGAGCGCGCCCACGCCCACCAGGAGGGCCGAGCCCACGGCGAGGAGCGAGTCCACCTTCACGTTGCGCTGAGGCAGGAGCGGCTTCTCCGGCAGGGCATAGGTCGCCGGCCCGTCGAGGAGCAGGAAGAAGGCATTGAGGCCTCCCAGCGGCCCGTTCGAATCCGCGCCGTACAGCTGCGCGTCCTTGTAGCCCATCTCCTTGAGCGAGGCCACGCGCTTCTGCGCCTTGGGGACCAGTTCGTCGCGGAAGCCGAACTGGATGGAGTCGGTGGGGCAGGTCTTGGCGCAGGCCGGCCCGAGCCCGTTGTGGATCCGGTCATTGCAGAAGGTGCACTTGTTGGCGCGCCCCGTGTCGTGGTTGAACGAGACCACGCCGAAGGGGCAGGAGCTGACGCAGTACCGGCAGCCGTTGCACACGTCCTGGTTGATGTTGACGGTGCCGAACTCCGTCCGGTAGATGGCCCCGGTCGGGCAGGCGTCGAGACAGCCCGCCTGGGCGCAATGCTTGCAAACGTCCGACATCAGGAGCCAGGCCAGCTCACCGTTCGGCTGGGGCTTCTCTATGAAGCGGACGAGACGATAGGTCTTGTCGGTGAAAGTCGCGTGGTTCTGGTAGGAGCCGGTCCACTCCGGCTGCTCGGCCGGCAGCTCGTTCCACTGCTTGCAGGCGACCTGGCAGGCGCGACAGCCGATGCACAACGAGGTGTCCGTGAACATCGCCAGCGTGCGGGCCATGGCTACACCTCCCCCTTCTTGACGTTGCACATGAAGGCTTTCGTCTCCTGGATGTACACCGTCGGATCGGCCACGGTGGCCGAGAGGTCGTTGGTGATGTCGCCCTTGGCGATGCCGTTATAGCCCCAGTGCCACGGCACGCCGATCTCGTGCACCGTCTTGCCGTCGATCATGAACGGCTTGAGGCGGTGCGTGACCATGGCCTTGGCCACGATCTTTCCGCGGGGCGTCGACACCGTGACCTTGTCGCCGTTGGCGATGCCGAGCTCCTTGGCGAGCTCGTGGCTGATCTCGGTGAAGTGGGACTCGAAGAGCTCGGCCAGCATGGGCAGGTAGCGCGACATGACGCCGGAGAGGTGGTGCTCGGTCAGCCGGTACGTGGTGATGACGTACGGGTATTCCTTCGAGCCCATGGGGGCGAGGTCGTTCCGCTTGTCGGGCACGCTCCAGATCTTGGCCACGGGATTGTTCTGCTGCTTGGAGAGCAGATTCTTGGTCGGCGACTCGATCGGCTCGTAGTGCTCGGGGAAGGGGCCGTCGTTGAGCGGCCCGAAGAAGCCGCCGACGAGGTCGGCCCGCATGATGAAGGGCTTGTCGCCGTTCTTCGCGTCGGGGGCGAGAAACGCGTTGAAGTCGGGCACGTCGAGCCCGACCCACTTGCCCGTCTTGTCCGGCGTCTGGCCCGGGGCGGCCGGGTCCCACCAGATGAGCTTCTTCTTCTCGCTCCACGGCTTGCCCGCGAGATCGGCGGAGGCGCGATTGTAGAGGATGCGCCGGTTGGCCGGCCACGCGAAACCCCAGCCGTGGGCCAGGTAGTCCTTCTCGTCGCCCGGCTTGTGGGCATTGGCCTTGTTGACGAGCTTGCCGTCCGGCCCCTCGTTGATGACCCCCGTGTAGATCCAGCAGCCGGAGGCCGTCTTGCCGTCATCCGTCAGCTGGGCGAAGCTCGCGATGGCCTGGCCCTTCTTGTAGAGGAGCTTGCCGTCCTTGTCCGCGATCTCCTCGGTGGCGAAGCCGTTGACCTCCTTGAGGACCAGCTCCATGTCCGGATGGTCGGGCTTCGCGCCAAAGTTGAAGCTGGCCGCGAGGTAGCCCTTGTCCCGCTCCTTCTTCGAGCCCGCGTACATCTTCTGGAGCCGGTGGGCGAGCGTGCAGACGAACTGGGCGTCGGTCTGGACGTCCCCCGGCGGATTGACCGACTTCTCGTGCCACTGGATGAGCCGCATGGTGTTGGTCAGCGTGCCGTCCTTCTCCGCGGCCGGCGCGGCGGGGACGAAGAACACCTCGGTCTTGACGTCCTTGGGGTTGGTGCCCGGGGCCTTCCACACCTCGGCCGTCTCGGTGTTGAAGATGTCCACCACGACCAGCCAGTCGAGCTTCTGCATGGCCGCGCGCGCGAGCTTGGCGTTCGGTCCGCCCACCGCGGGGTTCTGGCCGTCGCAGAAGAAGCCCTTGATCTTGCCCTTGTACATGTCCACGAAGGTGTGCTGGTGGCTATAGGCGTCCGCGGAGGCCCGCTTGGGCAGCCACTGGTAGCCGAACTCGTTGTCCTTGGTCGCCGCATCGCCGTAAAACGCCTTCAGCAGGCTCACCGAGAACTTCGGCAGGTTGACCCAGAAGCCGCCCTTGGGCGTCACTTTCTCGAGATACGTCCTGAGGTCTGGGTGGGCATCGCGGAGCGGCATCGGCATGTAGCCCGGCAGCTCGTGGTAGAGCACTTCGAGGTCGGTAGCGCCCTGGACATTGGCGTGCCCGCGGAGGGCCGTCACGCCGCCCCCCGGCCGCCCGATGTTGCCGAGGAGGAGCTGGAGCATGCAGAGAGAGCGGATGTTCTGCACGCCGTTGGTGTGCTGGGTCAGGTTGAGGGCGTAGGTGATGGTGCCGGTCTTCTCGCGCCCCGAGGTGCCGCAGTAGAGCTTGGCCACCTCGACGAACTTGGCCTTGGGGATGCCGCACACGCGCTCGACCATCTCGGGCGTGTAGCGGCTGTAGTGACGCTTTAAGAGCTGGAAGACGGAGTGCGGATCCTGGAGGGTGAGATCGCGCTTCGGATTGCCCTCCGCGTCGAGCTGGTACTTCCACGAGCTCTTGTTGTACGTCTGGGCGACGTGGGGGTCCATACCGCCCTTGCCCGTCTGCTCCAGTCCCTCGAAGAGCCCGCCGAGATCCGTGGGCGTCTTGAAGGCGGGGTCGATGAGGAAGGATGCGTTGGTGTAGGAGACGACGTAGTCCTTGAAGTACAAGTTGTTCTGGATGGCGTAGCTCATCAACCCGCCGAAGAAGGCGATGTTGGTGCCGGAGCGCAGGGGGACGTGGACGTCCGACACCGCGCTCGTCCGGGTGAAGCGCGGGTCGACGTGGATGACCTTGGCCCCACGCTCCTTGGCCTTCATGACCCACTGGAAGCCCACGGGGTGGTTCTCGGCCATGTTGTTGGTGCACATGATGACATCCGCGTGCTGGACGTCGATCAGATTGGTCGTCATGGCCCCCCGCCCGAACGTGGTCCCCAAAGCGGGGACCGTGGCGGAGTGTCAGACTCGGGCCTGATGCTCGTGGTAGACGATGCCGAAGGTGCGGTTGAACTTGGTGAGGAGGTAGCATTCCTCGTTGTCGATGCACGCCGAGCCCAGCGAGGCGATGGCCTCGAGCCGGTTGACGGTCACGTCCTTCCCGTCCTTGTCCTTCTCCTGCTCGATGAAGTATTTCTCGCGCGTCTCGTAGTAGCGCTTGGCGATCTCGTCGTACATCCACGCGATGGGCTTTTCCTCCCACTTCTCCGAGCCCGGCGCGCGGTAGAGCGCCTTGATCGGTCGCAGCGGGTTGTTCGAGAGCTGTATGGTGGCCGCACCCTTGGGACAGAGCTTGCCCAGGGTGTGCGGCGTGTCCGGATGCCCCTCGATGTCGATGATGCTGTCGCCCTTGGAGTACACGAGCTGGTTGCAGCCGACCGAACAATAGGGGCAGACGCTCGTGTGAACCTTGGCTTCCTTGATCTTGAGCGTGGTGGCCGCGGCCTCGACGCGATCGAGGCCGATGGTTGCCGCGCCGACGGCGACGCCGACTCCCGCCGATCCCGCGTGCTTGAAGAAATCCCTGCGTGACAAGCTCATGACCGTACCTCCCTCGTTGGAGCGGTCACTCTCGAGTGGGCGTGCCCGCCCATCGTCCCGGCCGTATCATGCTGCGGAATTTGGCGAGATTATGGGACCTCCGGGGAAGCCCTGTCAACATTACCTACCGTAAGCGTTGCGCTCTGCGTCAGACTGTTTCAGGTTGAGACACTGACTTTGGTCCACGCCTCGCTCTCACGCCGCTCAGCTCCAGTTGCCGTTCGAGCTGAGACACTCCCGAGGAGCCGCAGGCGACGAGAGTGGCGAGGCGAGTGCTGAATAGATCAGCGGCGAGACAAGGGCTGGATCAGTCCCGTCCGAGGTGGGCCCTGTCCTTTATGTAAAGCTCGTACCGCTCCTCGACCAGCGCCAAGGCTTCGGCCACCTTCCCGCCTTCGAGAGCCTCGACGATGGCGCGCTGATGACTGACCTCCATGATGGCCCCGCCCAGCACCGGATCATAGTAGCGGCCCAGCTCCAAAAGGATTCTGCGTACTTGGGTAAGATTGCCGAGATTCTCCTTGAGCTCATGGATGAGCACCAAGGCGTGATCCTCCCGCTTGCGCTCCTTGAAGCCGCGATTCCTGGCCGGACCGCCCGATGACTCGTCAGCGGCCATCGCGACCGTAGAGAACACGCACGAGAGTCAGGCCATGGCCGGGGGCGGTCGGCCCGGAGCGGGTGCGGTCACGCCCGGCCAGGAGCTCCGCCATCCAGGAAACCGATCGCGCGCCCCGCCCCACCTCCACCAGGCTGCCGACGATATTACGCACCATGTGATGCAGGAAAGAATCGGCCGAGATGAGCACGGCCAGGCGCTCACCCCGGCTCATGAGCCTTGCCGATCGGATGGCACAGGTCGGCGTTCGGCCCCGTCCCGGTGCCGCGCAGAAAGCCGAGAAGTCGTGCTTGCCGCGAAGCAGCGGGAGCGCCTCGCCCATGGCCTCGGCGTCGAGCGCGTAGCGGGGATGCCAGGCATGACGGCGCAGAAGCGGATGGGCGACTACGCCACGATCGATCAGATAGAGGTAGCGCTTGCCCAGGGCGGAGCGCCGCGCGTCGAAGCCCGGAGGCGCCTCCGAGGCCTCGAGCACGCGGATGGCCTCGGGGAGCAGCGCATTGAGGCCCCGGGCGACGCGGTCGGGGGCGATCCGTGAGGTGGTGGCGAGGCTGGCCACCTGCCCGAGGGCGTGCACGCCCGCGTCGGTGCGACTGGCCCCGGTGACCTTGACGGGCTCCCCGAGAATTCTCGCGGCGGCCGCCATGACGAGCCCCTGCACCGTGGGACGGTCGGGCTGCACCTGCCAGCCCTGGAAGTCCGTGCCGTCGTACGCCAGGATCAGGCGCAGGACACGCAAGGCCGGCTCAGCGGATGAGGAGCTCGGCGATCTGAACCCCGTTGAGGGCGGCGCCCTTGCGGAGCTGGTCACCCACCACCCAGAAGTTCAGGGCATTCGCGCGGCTGAGATCCTGTCGGATGCGGCCGACGTAGCAGTCGTCCTGTCCTTCCACCAGCGCGGGCATCGGGTAGCGCTTCTGCGCGGGATCGTCCCAGAGGGTGAGACCCGGGAAGGCGGAGAAGAGCTCGCGGGCGCGCTCCGGCCCCACCGCCCTTTCCGTCTCCGCATTGACGGCCACCGAATGCGCGGTGAAGACGGGGACCCGCACCGTGGTGGGCGAGATGGCCAGGTCCGGCGCCTCGAGGATTTTCCGGACCTCGTGGACGAGCTTCATCTCTTCTCCCGTATAGCCGCCCTCCACGAACTTGTCGATGTGGGGGATGACGTTGAAGGCGATCTGGTGGTCGAAGAAGCGCGGGGTCATGGACTCGCCGCGGGCCCAGGCGAGCGTCTGCTCTCGCAGCTCGTCCACGCCATTGACGCCCGCCCCCGAGACCGCCTGGTAGCTGGTGGCGATCACGCGCGTCAGGCGCCCGGCGTCGTGAAGGGGCTTCAGGGGCATGACGGTGACGATGGTCGTGCAGTTGGGACAGGCCACGATGCCCTGG
This window of the Candidatus Methylomirabilota bacterium genome carries:
- a CDS encoding cytochrome C assembly protein, with product MNAIVFDVALTAYILAAAAALSALIWRRDDLGRVARVLTLAGWVCHTAAVALRGVELGRAPL
- a CDS encoding formate dehydrogenase accessory protein FdhE; the encoded protein is MPDYTALLAEWEAAVERRRELGQALAFWTAVLEGWRSWDDGGVAPLSWPPAECLSRWTRGVPLMAEAVLELEPASLEDLLGPMMERLAVGSPGDAEALRRFAEAWDGGRLGPTALLPTSGKDGVAVLQGEIGLPAHLAGFLSQAGLRPALERFLSGTRALPEGAWDRGICPWCGGLPAWGDVGEDGRRRLACHLCGGTWLAPRLRCPFCETWHSGDMVRLVAEGAEEGYFVEACRSCRGYLKGVDRRQRWNAGAPLVEDWASPHLDVYATRQGYWRATPSLVHLLPPEGDPAA
- the fdhD gene encoding formate dehydrogenase accessory sulfurtransferase FdhD, producing MRTYFQLKGGRFQEVKAEVVREQPLTVYVNGERFLTLLCSPFDLEPLVLGYLWMEKVIAGIEEVGALEVSEVDGRAEVTLTHPVTLPTERILTSGCGGGITFRIDPRLFPRVRSTLKVKPEALSARLHDLLRDAVHYHASRGIHGAALADAERVLLIAEDVGRHNAVDKLKGLALLRGLPTTDRILLSTGRVSSEMLLKAARMGVPIIASRTSPTEMAVALAEQLGITVAGYVRADGLNLYAGDVLDVSGLD
- the nrfD gene encoding NrfD/PsrC family molybdoenzyme membrane anchor subunit; this encodes MLKTPDWHLLIVWYFFLGGIAGGAYFTAAIADNFGGPRDKSVIRIGYVLALLLIGLCGILLILDLGTPSRFMNMMMHFKFWDPMSIGAWMLGVFGLFAFISSALSLVGGEGVAPVRRVVSLVGTIAGFFIAAYTGVLLSATALPLWSEGRLMGALFLASGASTGMAAISLLLYLAGESAGDGFKKVKRADRYAIMLEILMLAAFVLLLGGAAGPLVTGQFAPLFWGGLVAVGLILPLLMDLTGLKVPGAIPAAFVLVGGFILRYVLVMANA
- a CDS encoding 4Fe-4S dicluster domain-containing protein, which codes for MARTLAMFTDTSLCIGCRACQVACKQWNELPAEQPEWTGSYQNHATFTDKTYRLVRFIEKPQPNGELAWLLMSDVCKHCAQAGCLDACPTGAIYRTEFGTVNINQDVCNGCRYCVSSCPFGVVSFNHDTGRANKCTFCNDRIHNGLGPACAKTCPTDSIQFGFRDELVPKAQKRVASLKEMGYKDAQLYGADSNGPLGGLNAFFLLLDGPATYALPEKPLLPQRNVKVDSLLAVGSALLVGVGALVAFRERGSHPSGSHAKDGGDA
- the fdnG gene encoding formate dehydrogenase-N subunit alpha, coding for MSLSRRDFFKHAGSAGVGVAVGAATIGLDRVEAAATTLKIKEAKVHTSVCPYCSVGCNQLVYSKGDSIIDIEGHPDTPHTLGKLCPKGAATIQLSNNPLRPIKALYRAPGSEKWEEKPIAWMYDEIAKRYYETREKYFIEQEKDKDGKDVTVNRLEAIASLGSACIDNEECYLLTKFNRTFGIVYHEHQARVUHSATVPALGTTFGRGAMTTNLIDVQHADVIMCTNNMAENHPVGFQWVMKAKERGAKVIHVDPRFTRTSAVSDVHVPLRSGTNIAFFGGLMSYAIQNNLYFKDYVVSYTNASFLIDPAFKTPTDLGGLFEGLEQTGKGGMDPHVAQTYNKSSWKYQLDAEGNPKRDLTLQDPHSVFQLLKRHYSRYTPEMVERVCGIPKAKFVEVAKLYCGTSGREKTGTITYALNLTQHTNGVQNIRSLCMLQLLLGNIGRPGGGVTALRGHANVQGATDLEVLYHELPGYMPMPLRDAHPDLRTYLEKVTPKGGFWVNLPKFSVSLLKAFYGDAATKDNEFGYQWLPKRASADAYSHQHTFVDMYKGKIKGFFCDGQNPAVGGPNAKLARAAMQKLDWLVVVDIFNTETAEVWKAPGTNPKDVKTEVFFVPAAPAAEKDGTLTNTMRLIQWHEKSVNPPGDVQTDAQFVCTLAHRLQKMYAGSKKERDKGYLAASFNFGAKPDHPDMELVLKEVNGFATEEIADKDGKLLYKKGQAIASFAQLTDDGKTASGCWIYTGVINEGPDGKLVNKANAHKPGDEKDYLAHGWGFAWPANRRILYNRASADLAGKPWSEKKKLIWWDPAAPGQTPDKTGKWVGLDVPDFNAFLAPDAKNGDKPFIMRADLVGGFFGPLNDGPFPEHYEPIESPTKNLLSKQQNNPVAKIWSVPDKRNDLAPMGSKEYPYVITTYRLTEHHLSGVMSRYLPMLAELFESHFTEISHELAKELGIANGDKVTVSTPRGKIVAKAMVTHRLKPFMIDGKTVHEIGVPWHWGYNGIAKGDITNDLSATVADPTVYIQETKAFMCNVKKGEV
- the truA gene encoding tRNA pseudouridine(38-40) synthase TruA, coding for MRVLRLILAYDGTDFQGWQVQPDRPTVQGLVMAAAARILGEPVKVTGASRTDAGVHALGQVASLATTSRIAPDRVARGLNALLPEAIRVLEASEAPPGFDARRSALGKRYLYLIDRGVVAHPLLRRHAWHPRYALDAEAMGEALPLLRGKHDFSAFCAAPGRGRTPTCAIRSARLMSRGERLAVLISADSFLHHMVRNIVGSLVEVGRGARSVSWMAELLAGRDRTRSGPTAPGHGLTLVRVLYGRDGR
- a CDS encoding aspartate-semialdehyde dehydrogenase; this encodes MATGLTIAVIGVTGAVGQTTLKILEERKFPVKELRPFASERSVGKTVTFRGETLRVEKVGPEAFKGVEVAFFSAGSAQSKEYAPHAVRAGAMVVDKSSAFRMDPKVPLVVPEVNAHALRGHQGIVACPNCTTIVTVMPLKPLHDAGRLTRVIATSYQAVSGAGVNGVDELREQTLAWARGESMTPRFFDHQIAFNVIPHIDKFVEGGYTGEEMKLVHEVRKILEAPDLAISPTTVRVPVFTAHSVAVNAETERAVGPERARELFSAFPGLTLWDDPAQKRYPMPALVEGQDDCYVGRIRQDLSRANALNFWVVGDQLRKGAALNGVQIAELLIR